One Clupea harengus chromosome 3, Ch_v2.0.2, whole genome shotgun sequence DNA window includes the following coding sequences:
- the LOC122132800 gene encoding beta-1,3-galactosyl-O-glycosyl-glycoprotein beta-1,6-N-acetylglucosaminyltransferase 3-like, translating into MALVRKHFTKKTLKTMCMILMCLTFILWKTSKQRKTKDRSSEEQKVQTGNLGEIQACSAIIRGDVEELNKEDLSRLLKKRRRVALPESFYLNSTKDCSAYIKDRGFLTVARSGEERDFPIAYSMVIHEKIEMFERLLRAVYTPQNVYCVHVDKKSPENFMKAAEAIVSCFPNVFVASKLERVVYATWSRVQADLNCMNDLLNSTVEWKYLINTCGTDFPIKTNTEMVRALQVLNGWNSLESEATPEYKKARWEYHHNVTESGVIRTGIKKSPPPISSPMFSGNAYFVLSREFVEHLFKSPEAKALLEWAKDTYSPDEHLWASLQRMPGMPGSSPSNNKYDMTDLNSIARLVKWVSLEGDIRKGAPYPTCDGMYRREVCVYGAGDLKWILSQHHLLANKFDPEVDDVVLKCLEHYLRMKTSVGQSLQ; encoded by the coding sequence ATGGCTCTGGTAagaaaacattttacaaaaaagaCACTGAAAACTATGTGTATGATATTGATGTGTCTGACTTTTATTTTATGGAAGACCTCGAAACAGAGAAAAACTAAAGACAGGTCTTCAGAGGAACAGAAGGTACAGACTGGGAACCTGGGGGAAATACAGGCATGCTCAGCAATCATTCGAGGAGATGTGGAAGAACTCAATAAGGAGGACCTCAGCAGACTTCTGAAGAAGAGAAGACGTGTCGCTTTGCCAGAGTCTTTCTATCTCAATTCAACAAAGGATTGCAGTGCTTACATCAAAGACAGGGGGTTTCTAACCGTAGCTcgcagtggagaagagagggacttTCCTATTGCCTATTCCATGGTGATCCATGAGAAGATCGAGATGTTTGAGAGGCTCCTCAGAGCTGTGTACACACCACAGAATgtgtactgtgtgcatgtggacaAGAAGTCTCCAGAAAACTTCATGAAGGCTGCGGAAGCCATTGTTTCTTGTtttccaaatgtgtttgtggcaaGCAAACTGGAGAGGGTTGTTTATGCCACTTGGTCTCGAGTCCAAGCTGACCTGAACTGCATGAATGATCTGTTGAACTCGACTGTTGAGTGGAAGTACCTTATCAATACCTGTGGAACTGACTTCCCCATCAAAACCAACACAGAGATGGTGCGAGCATTACAAGTGCTAAATGGATGGAACAGCTTAGAGTCTGAGGCAACTCCTGAGTACAAGAAAGCTCGCTGGGAATACCACCACAATGTCACTGAGTCTGGTGTCATCCGGACTGGCATTAAGAAGAGCCCCCCTCCCATCAGTAGCCCAATGTTCTCTGGAAATGCTTACTTTGTGCTGTCGAGAGAGTTTGTGGAGCACTTGTTTAAAAGCCCAGAGGCTAAAGCTTTGCTTGAGTGGGCGAAGGACACATACAGTCCAGATGAGCACCTTTGGGCATCTCTTCAGCGCATGCCAGGTATGCCAGGGTCCAGCCCTTCCAACAACAAATACGACATGACGGACCTGAACTCCATAGCCCGTCTGGTGAAGTGGGTTTCTCTGGAAGGAGACATAAGGAAAGGGGCACCCTATCCTACGTGTGATGGTATGTATAGAAgagaagtatgtgtgtatggtgctggGGATCTCAAGTGGATACTAAGCCAGCACCATCTGCTCGCCAACAAATTTGACCCCGAAGTTGATGATGTTGTACTTAAATGCCTGGAACATTATTTGCGCATGAAGACGTCAGTTGGACAATCACTACAGTGA
- the LOC105892402 gene encoding beta-1,3-galactosyl-O-glycosyl-glycoprotein beta-1,6-N-acetylglucosaminyltransferase 3-like: MALTSKHRKTKDRSSEEQKVPTGDLGEIQACSAIIRGDMKGLNKEDLSRLLKKRRRVALPESFYLNSTKDCSAYIKDRGFLTVALSEEERDFPIAYSMVIHENIEMFERLLRAVYTPQNVYCVHVDKKSPENFMKAVEAIVSCFPNVFVASKLEAIVYASWSRVQADLNCMEDLLDSTVNWRYLINTCGTDFPIKTNAEMVHILKVLKGKNSMESEMPSEPKKARWEYHYDITESGIVQTNIRKTHQPIRTPMFSGNAYFVLSREFVEHLFKSPEAKALIEWEKDTYSPDEHLWASLQRMPGMPGSSPPNNKYDMTDMNSIARLVKWGYLEGDIRKGAPYPPCDGTHRRAVCVYGAGDLKWILSQHHLLANKFDPEVDDVVLKCLEHYLRMNTSVGQSLQ, from the exons ATGGCTCTG ACctcaaaacacagaaaaactaaAGACAGGTCTTCAGAGGAACAGAAGGTACCGACTGGGGACCTGGGGGAAATACAGGCATGCTCAGCAATCATTCGAGGAGATATGAAAGGACTCAATAAGGAGGACCTCAGCAGACTTCTGAAGAAGAGAAGACGTGTTGCTTTGCCAGAGTCTTTCTATCTCAATTCAACAAAGGATTGCAGTGCTTACATCAAAGACAGGGGCTTTCTAACCGTAGCCctcagtgaagaagagagggactTTCCTATTGCCTATTCCATGGTGATCCATGAGAACATCGAGATGTTTGAGAGGCTCCTCAGAGCTGTGTACACACCACAGAATgtgtactgtgtgcatgtggacaAGAAGTCTCCAGAAAACTTCATGAAGGCTGTGGAAGCCATTGTTTCTTGTtttccaaatgtgtttgttgcGAGTAAATTGGAAGCGATAGTTTATGCCTCTTGGTCTCGAGTCCAAGCTGACCTGAACTGCATGGAAGATCTGCTTGATTCAACTGTCAATTGGAGGTATCTTATCAATACCTGTGGAACTGACTTCCCCATCAAAACAAATGCAGAGATGGTGCACATACTTAAAGTGCTAAAGGGAAAGAATAGCATGGAGTCTGAGATGCCTTCTGAACCCAAGAAAGCTCGCTGGGAGTATCACTACGACATTACTGAGTCTGGTATTGTTCAGACAAATATTAGAAAAACCCATCAACCCATCAGGACACCCATGTTCTCTGGAAATGCTTACTTTGTGCTGTCGAGAGAGTTTGTGGAGCACTTGTTTAAAAGCCCAGaggctaaagctttgattgagTGGGAGAAGGACACATACAGTCCAGATGAGCACCTCTGGGCATCTCTTCAGCGCATGCCAGGTATGCCAGGGTCCAGCCCTCCCAACAACAAATACGATATGACGGACATGAACTCCATAGCCCGTCTGGTGAAGTGGGGTTATCTGGAAGGAGACATAAGGAAAGGGGCACCCTATCCTCCGTGTGATGGTACGCATAGAagagcagtatgtgtgtatggtgctggGGATCTCAAGTGGATACTAAGCCAGCACCATCTGCTCGCCAACAAATTTGACCCCGAAGTTGATGATGTTGTACTTAAATGCCTGGAACATTATTTGCGCATGAACACGTCAGTTGGACAATCACTACAGTGA